In Arthrobacter sp. MN05-02, the genomic stretch GAACAGAAATGACATCGGCTCGTGGATGGAAGGTCCGTCGCCGTCGGGCAACCAGCAGTGGCCGGGACAGCGGCTCGGACGGCCGGAGTCGGGTCCGGGGTCCATCGCCCGTTTCGGGCTCAGGGCCGGTGCGCTGCTCATCGACTGGACCCTCTGCTCGCGCTGCTGTCGGCCGCGTTCTTCGGCTATGACGGCTTCGCGACGCTGTACATCTTCCTCGTGGAGCAGGTCCTGTTCGTCGGCTTCTTCGGCTACAGCATCGGGCACCGGCTGATGCGGATGCAGGTCCAGACGCTCGACGGCCGGCCCGCCGGCTATCTGACGGCGCTCATCCGCAGTGTCCTGCTGTGCCTCGTCGTCCCCGCGCTCGTTCTCGACGCCGACCAGCGCGGACTCCACGACCGCGTCCGCAACACCGGCCTGTTCCGCATCTGAGGACGTCCCGTCCCTGATGCAGAGAGAGCCCCTCCCGCTGCCGGCGGAAGGGGCTCTTCGTATCAGGATCGGGTGCGGGACTCAGCGTCCCCGCATCGCCTTGCGGTCGGGGCGGGCCTTGAAGGGATCGACGCCCTTCGGGATCGGCATCTTGGTGCCCAGCGCGCTCAGCCGCTTGTCGACGGCGTGGACCTCCTGCTTCGTCAGCGTCTTCTTCAGCTTCTGCACGGCCTTCGGGACCTTCGCGAGGGGGACCTGGCGGTCGCCGCGACCGGTCTCGATGACGTGCACCGGGACGTTGGGGATGATCCGCGCCATCCTGCGCTTCTCGCCGTCGACCAGTTGCTTCACCCGGGTGGAGGGCCCCTCCGACACGAGGATGACCCCCGGCCGGCCGATGACCCGGAACACCGCGTCCTGCGTGCGGGGGTTCACGGCGACCGGCTGCTCCTGGAGGATCCACCCGCGGCGCAGGACGCTCAGCGCAGCACCGGCAGCGCCGGGCTTGCCCTCGATCTGCGAGAAGGCGGCACGTTCGGCCCTGCGGGAGAGGATGAAGATCGCCGCGAGGAAGGCGAGCGGGATCGCGATGATCATGAGGGTGATGATGTTGTCGATCAGCAGGCCGATCAGCAGGCCCACCGCGATGATGCCGACGAAGGCCAGCAGCATGAACCAGACGACGCTGGGGTCGTTGCGCCGCGTCATCTTGAAGACCTCGACGACCTGCTTCATCCGCCCGGTCTTCTTCGGCCCCTTCTCCGCTTTCGGCTTGCGGGAGAACAGACGGCGTTTGGGCGTGGGTGAGCCTGAAGGATCGATCGTGTGCGACATAGTTCTTCGATTCTACGGGATGGCCGGGGGCGGCGGCTGAGCAGGCGCCCCGTGGTGGCGGGTGACGTCGCGTCAGCCGGCGAGGAGCGAGGAGGCTTCCTGCGAGGCGGAGCCCGACTCGTCGAGGTGGGCGAGTTCGGGCGGCAGCTCGAGCCCCTTCTTGCGCATGGCACGGGCCCAGAGACGGCCCGCACGGTAGGAGGAGCGGACGAGGGGGCCGCTCATGACGCCGAGGAAACCGATCTCCTCGGCCTCCTGGCTCAGCTCGACGAACTCGCCGGGCTTCACCCACCGGTCGACGGGGAGGTGGCGTTCGCTGGGGCGCAGGTACTGCGTGATCGTGATGAGGTCGCAACCTGCGGCATGCAGGTCGCGCAGCGCCTCGGAGATCTCTTCCCGCGTCTCGCCCATGCCGAGGATCAGGTTCGACTTCGTCACCATGCCGCGGTCGCGTCCCTGCGTGATGACGTCGAGCGAGCGCTCGTAGCGGAACGCCGGGCGGATGCGCTTGAAGATGCGCGGCACGGTCTCCACGTTGTGCGCGAAGACCTCGGGGGCGGCGTCGCAGATGGCCGCGATGTGCTCGGGCCGACCGGAGAAGTCGGGGATGAGGATCTCCACGCCCGTGCCGGGGTTCATGCTGTGGATCTGCCGGATGGTCTCGGCGTACAGCCAGACCCCCTCGTCGGGCAGGTCGTCACGTGCCACGCCCGTGACGGTCGCGTAGCGGAGGTTCATGGACCGCACCGACTGGGCGACCTTGAAGGGCTCACTGCGGTCGAGCGGCTGCGGCCTGCCGGTGTCGATCTGGCAGAAGTCGCACCGCCTGGTGCACTCGGACCCTCCGATGAGGAAGGTCGCCTCGCGGTCCTCCCAGCACTCGAAGATATTGGGGCATCCCGCCTCCTCGCAGACGGTGTGCAGCCCCTCCTTCTTCACGAGGTTCTTCATCGCGACGAATTCCGGACCGATGTTGACCTTCGCCTTGATCCAGTCCGGCTTTCGCTCCACCGGCGTCTCGGCATTGCGCGCCTCGATGCGCAGCAGGCGGCGACCCTCGGGTGCTAGGCTCACAGTAAAGCTCCTTCTGACGGGGTGTTCCGGGCGGGACCGGCCGCACGGGTGTCGGCGGCGTCGGCGGTGCCGGTGCGGGGTGCGTCGGTGTCGTCCTCGCCCACCAGCACCGCCTCATTGTTACGCAGTCCGGCCTCTATTAGCGAAACGATCTCCGCGGGAGTCACGGTCCTGCCGCATTCGGCGGAGATGGAGGTGACGCCGGCGTCACTGATCCCGCAGGGGACGATCTGCTGGAACGGCGCGAGGTCGTTGCTGCAGTTGACCGCGAAACCGTGCATCGTGACGCGGTCCTTCACCCGGATGCCGATGGCAGCGATCTTGCGAGCGGGTCGCTCGTCCGTCGCCGCCAGCCACACTCCCGAGCGGCCCTCGATCCTGATGCCGTCGATCCCGAAGTGCAGGAGCGAGGTGATGACGACCTCCTCGAGGATGTGGACGTACTCGGCCACACGGGCCGGATCCCGCAGCGCGAGGATCGGGTACCCCACCAGCTGCCCCGGTCCGTGCCAGGTGAGTTTCCCGCCCCGATCCACCGGGACCACGGGGGTGCCGTCGAACGGTCGCTCGTGATCCTCCGTCCGCTTGCCCGCGGTGTAGACGGCGGTGTGCTCGAGGAGCAGGACCGTGCTGGGCGCGGTGCCGTCCACGACCTGCGCGTGCAGGGTCTTCTGCAGGTCCCAGCCGTCCGTGTACTCGATGTAGTCCGGAGCGAGTCCGATGCGCGACAGTACGAGAGTCATGAGCCAAGGGTAGTCCGGCGCACCGACACGGCGCTCCGTCCCGCTCCTTGGGGGCCGCGTCGGGGTCGATCAGCCCTCCGTTCCCTGCTCCGGCAGATCGAACGTCGCGCAGAGCCGAACGAGCCGCCACTCCCGTTCGGCGCGCCGCACCTCGAAGTGGAGGACGGGGGAGAACCCGCTCGTCTGCGCGCGGAAGCGCCAGAAGTCGGCCCTCAGGCCGCGCGTCGGAGCAGTTCCCTGCGACGGCGTCACCGGCAGTGCACGCCAGGTGGACCAGTGCTCGCACCCGCCCACGACGTGCCACGCCGACCCGCGCCAGTGCAGGCAGGAGGGCCGGGACTCACCGTCGATGGCGTCGAACGTGAGTGCGACCGGGTCGTCGAAGGTCCGCCAGGAACCGACCGGATCCGCTGGTGAGGAGATCATGACCAACCTGCCTTCGGTGTATCGGAGGATTAAGATTAGAACACATCTTCGAATCTGTAACCGGAGGAATCCGTGACGCGGTCCGGCCTGTGGATAACGCCGAGCCTCCGCTCCCGTGCCCTAGAACTGATGCATGAGCGATCCCACGTCATCAGCACGAACCGCGGACAGCGCGCCGACCACGGGAAGCCCGCCCGATGCCGAGGAGGTCCCGCGGCCGGTGGTCGCGGGGTTGCGGGTCGGACGGCTCCTCGGGCGTGGCGGCTCGTCCACCGTGTGGCTCGTGACCGACGACGACGGTCGACCGTTCGCCCTCAAGGTCGCTGCTGCACCCCGGACGGCGGCGGCCCTCCAGGCGTCCCCGGCATCCGCCCTGACCGCGGGCCGGCGCGGCCGCCGCGCTGCGGGACCCCTCCATGGAAGTACTCTTCCTCCCCGCGCCGGGGGGCAGAATCCATCCGACGGTGCCGACGGTGCCGACGATCCGCAGCGGCTTTCCGATCGGGCGGCCGCCGACGTCTCGCGTGAGCTGCTGATCCTCCAGCGGTTCAGCCACGAGCACCTCCTCAGGGTGCTCCGCATCGTCGGGACGGACTCGGGTCCCGGCCTGCTGATGGATCTCGCTCCCGGCGGATCGCTGCTCAACCTGGTCACCAGCCGGGGTCCCCTTCCCATCCCGGAGGTCGTCACGGCCCTGGTGCCCATCGCCCAGGTGCTCGCCTACCTGCACGGCGCCGGGGCACTGCACGGGGACGTGACGCCCGGCAACATCCTCTTCACGCAGGAGGGCAAGCCCCTGCTCGGCGACTTCGGGACGGCGCGGCTCCTCGGGGCCGATCCCGTTCCGGGTGCAGGCACGCCCGGCTTCATCGACCCGATGCGCGATGGTTCCTTCGACACCGGTACGGATGTCTTCGCCCTCGCAGCGGTGTCATGGTTCGCACTGACCGGCCGCGTCCCCGGGCCCGCCGCACACCGCCCACCGCTCGCGCTGATCATCCCGGACGTGCCTCCGCAGCTCATGGAGCTCATCGAGGACGGCCTGGACCCGTCCCGGGACCGACGGCCCACCGCCGACTCCTTCGCCCGCATGCTGCTGTCCTGCACCGAGCCGGGGCCGGTCGACCTCGTCCCGGCTGTCCATCCCAGCGTGCTGCCGGACCTGCTGACCAGGCGTACAGGCACTGCTCCGTCCGACCGGGCCCGGCGCTGGAAGCGCGTCGCAGGAGACCGGACCCGGGAGCGCAAGGAGAGGCGACCGCCTCCACGCGGGGCGACCGTCAGCCGGCGTACGTCCGGCGCTCCCGCCGTCGGCCGGGGAGGTGCACGGCCCGGCTCCGGGCACATCCGTACCCTGCTCGCGATCGCCTCGGGGACGGCTGCCGTCGTGCTGCTGCTGGCTGGCATCACGCTGACGCTGGGCGGACCCGATGCACCGCGTGGGGACGGATCCGGGGCGGCCGCCTCCGGCGGTGCGACCGTCTCGGAGCGGGAGCGGGCGACGGGAGAGGGGGCGGCGGCCGACGGCGGTCGGTCAGGGGGAGCCGGGCAGCAAGGGATCGGGCAGGAAGGGGTTGGGGAGACAGAAGCCGTGCAGGAGGAGGCCGGGCAGGAGCGGGCGGCTCCGACACCTCCGGATCCGCGGGCATCGACGGGGGCCGCACTGGACGCCGACCCGGTCACGGCGCTCGGCGGTCTCGCCGCCCTGCGCGCCGAGGCCTTCGCGACCGCCGATCCGTCCCTGCTGGCGACCATCGATGTCGAGGGCTCGCCCGCGATGTCGGCCGACGAGGAGGCCGTCACCGCGCTCGCCGCCGCGGGGCGGAATCTCCGGGATCTGTCGATCACCATCCGCGATCCCGAGACTCTCGCCGGGGAGGACCTGATGGCGATACCGGCGGTCGCGGGTCTTCCGGTCCTGACGCCACCTGCCGGTACGGAGATGTCAGTGATCCGGGCGACGGCAGCGGTCTCCTCCTACACGGAGGCGGCAGGTCCGGCAGGGCTTCCGGCGGACGCTCCGAGTCCGCTGACGGCAGCGGGCGTGCAGGACCTGATCTTCATCCTCTGGGACTCCGGAGGCGGCTGGCGCATCCATTCGGTCGTGTCACCCGGGTGACACGGCGGCTGCCGTCCTAGCCGGTGACGCGCCGGTGGACCCAGGCGGCGAGCGCTTCCGGCGTCGGTTCGTCGAAGGTGAAGCCCGCTGCCGTCAGTGCCCGCGGTTCCATGCGCGCGCTGACGAGCAGGAGTTCGTACCCGAGCCGGCCGAGGACCGCCTTCAGCAGGGCGCCCGGCACACGGAACCACACCGGGCGGTGGAACACCCGGCCGAGCTGCAGCGTGATGGCATCGAGGGTCGCGGGAGCTGGTGCACTCAGGTTCACGGGACCGGACAGGGGTGCCGTGAGCAGGAACTCCAGGGCCCTGACCTCGTCGTCCAGGCTGATCCACGGCCACCACTGGCGTCCCGAGCCGAGGGACGTCCCGGCGAACAGCCGGATGGGGACGAGCAGATTGGGAAGCGCGCCGCCCTCCTTCGCCATCACGATCCCGGTGCGGGCCAGCACGACGCGCACAGAGGCCGGGGCGTTGCGGGCCTCGGCCTCCCAGCGTCGGCAGATATCGGCCAGCAGGGTGTTCCCGGAGGCCGAGTCCTCCGTCAGCAGCTCATCGTCGCGGTCGCCGTAGTAGCCGGACGCCGACTGGCTGATGAAGACCTGCGGCGGATCGACCGCCGCGCGCATGGCCTGCACCAGGGTCCTCGTGGGCAGGATGCGCGAGGAGTAGAGGGTCTCCTTGTAGCTCCGCGTCCAGGGGCCACCGGCGATGCCCGCGCCCGACAGGTTGATCACGGCGTCGGCGTGTTCCACCGCCGCGACGTCCAGCTCGCCCGCGGACGGGTTCCAGCGGATCTCCCCGGGGCCTTTCGGAGCGCGCCGTACGAGGCGGGTCACCTCGTGGTTCTTCTCGAGCTGGCGGACGAGGGCTGTACCGATGGTCCCGGACGCGCCGGCGAGGAGGATACGCATGGCTCCATCGAACCACTTGTCATCGCCGAACGGTATGGCGGCGTCATCGCGCGCGGCGTCCCCGTGCCGTGGCCGTGCAGCGCGCGGCGGTCATCCGGGCGCTGCAGGTCCCGTGGCTAAGATCGACCGATGGACTCCCATTACCTGCGCTATCCGCATCTCCATGGCAACCGCGTCACCTTCGTCGCCGAGAACGACGTGTGGGTCGCGCCACTCGAAGGGGGCCGTGCGTGGCGCATCTCGGCCATGCAGCTGGCAGCGAGGAATCCCCGTTTCTCGCCCGACGGCACGACCATCGCCTGGACGGTCGTGCAGGGCGGAGCGCCGGAGGTCGTCGCCGCGGACGTGGAGGGCGGGAACTTCCGCAGACTCACCTACTGGGGACACCAGAGCACACGGGTCAAGGGCTTCACCGCGTCCGGCGACGTCCTCGCCACGAGCGCGTTCCGCCATGAGGACTCGCGCCTCAGCTGGGCCTACCGTGTGCCGCTCGACGGGTCGGAGCAGACCGTCATCCCTCTCGGTCCCGTGGACACGATCGCAGGGGATCCCCTCTCCCCGGACGGGGACCCCGTGGTCGTCGGCAGCGTCCTCACCCGCGAGCCGGCCTGGTGGAAGCGCTACCGGGGCGGCACCGCCGGCAAGCTCTGGATCGACGCCGACGGCAGCGGCGGCTTCCGGCGCCTGCTGCCCGAGCTGGACGGCAACCTCGCGGACCCCCTGTGGGTGGCCGGCCGCCTGGCCTTCCTGTCCGATCACGAGGGTCACGGCAACCTGTACTCCGTGGACCCGCAGGGCGGCGACCTGCGCCGCCACACCGACCACGACGAGTACTACGTGCGGCACGCGAGCACGGACGGCGCCAGCGTCGTCTTCGAATCGGCGGGAACCCTCTGGCACCTGCCCTCGCTCGACGGGGAGGCCGTCCGGCTGTCCATCGCGCTCGGGTCGGCATCGACCGCACGCCGCCCCCAGCCGCTCAGGGTCGATCGCCACCTCGCCCGTGCCGTCCCCACGGCCGACGGCACGGCCTCGATCATCGAGGCGCACGGCACCCTGCACTGGCTCACCCACCGGGACGGTCCCTCGCGCGTCGTCGAGGCCGCGCCGGGGGTACGGGCACGCCTCGGCCGCCCCGTCGGTTCCTCGCGGGTCGCGTACGTCGCGGACATGGACGGCGAGGAGGCCCTCTACATCCGGGACGTGTTCGCACCCCCGGGAAGGACCCCGGCGCCGGGTGCGTCCGTCGGCGACGGCGAGGCGGCCCGGGTCGACGCCCAGGCCGTCGCCGCCGACGACGTACTGCAGCGCGTAGCCTTCGACGGGCGTTTCCGGGCCTCGGCGCTCGCCGCCAGCCCGGACGGTACGCGTATCGCCGTCGCGTCCGAGACGGGGGCGCTGGACGTCGTCACGCTCGCGACGGGGGAGCGCCGGCGGCTCGTCGCGACCGACCAGGGGCCCATCGAGTCCGTGACGTTCTCGCACGACGCGGCGTGGCTGGCCTGGGCGGAACCGATGGCGCAGGAGGGGACACGCAGCCGTGTGCGCCTCGCTGCCGCGGCGGCGCCCGAGGAGATCATCGACGTCACCGACGGCCGGTTCCGCGACTGGTCGCCCACGTTCACCCGGGACGGGAAGTACCTGGCGTTCCTCTCGGACAGGAGCTTCGACCCCGTCTACGACACCCACCGGTTCGACCTCAGCTTCCCGGCCTCGACGAAACCGTACCTCGTGGCGCTCGCGGCCGGCACGCCGTCCCCCTTCGGGCCCACGGCAGCGCGCTCCGGGGAGACCGGCGCGCAGGGCACCCGGAAGGACATCGGGCAGGATGCCGCGAAGGACACCGGGAAGGACGGCACGGTTCCCGGCACGACGGGGGAGACCGCGCGCGTCGTCGTCGATGCCGAGCTCCTGATGGCGCGGACCATCGCGCTGCCCGTCGGGCAGGGGACCTACGGCGACCTCCGGGCGGTCGAGGGCGGGCTGCTGTGGACCGCCGGCGACATCGGAGGTGTCACGGGAGACGGGCGCGCATCCTCGTCGGAGGAGGAGCCGCCGCGGCGGCTCGAGCGCTTCGACCTCGCGCGCAGGACCGTCGAGGTCCTCGCTCGCGATGCCGACGCGTACGAGGTCAGCTGCGACGGCTCGACGGCGGTCCACACCTCGGGCGGCAAGGTCACGGCGATCCCCACCGACGGCAAGGTCGACGCCGACTCCCCGAGGTACGTCGACGTCGCCCTGGACCGTATCCGCGTGATGCTCGACCCGGTCAGCGTCTGGACGCAGGCGTTCGAGGAGGCGTGGCGCCTGCAGCGTGATTTCTACT encodes the following:
- a CDS encoding RDD family protein, with product MDGRSVAVGQPAVAGTAARTAGVGSGVHRPFRAQGRCAAHRLDPLLALLSAAFFGYDGFATLYIFLVEQVLFVGFFGYSIGHRLMRMQVQTLDGRPAGYLTALIRSVLLCLVVPALVLDADQRGLHDRVRNTGLFRI
- the lipB gene encoding octanoyltransferase gives rise to the protein MTLVLSRIGLAPDYIEYTDGWDLQKTLHAQVVDGTAPSTVLLLEHTAVYTAGKRTEDHERPFDGTPVVPVDRGGKLTWHGPGQLVGYPILALRDPARVAEYVHILEEVVITSLLHFGIDGIRIEGRSGVWLAATDERPARKIAAIGIRVKDRVTMHGFAVNCSNDLAPFQQIVPCGISDAGVTSISAECGRTVTPAEIVSLIEAGLRNNEAVLVGEDDTDAPRTGTADAADTRAAGPARNTPSEGALL
- the tri1 gene encoding tricorn protease; the encoded protein is MDSHYLRYPHLHGNRVTFVAENDVWVAPLEGGRAWRISAMQLAARNPRFSPDGTTIAWTVVQGGAPEVVAADVEGGNFRRLTYWGHQSTRVKGFTASGDVLATSAFRHEDSRLSWAYRVPLDGSEQTVIPLGPVDTIAGDPLSPDGDPVVVGSVLTREPAWWKRYRGGTAGKLWIDADGSGGFRRLLPELDGNLADPLWVAGRLAFLSDHEGHGNLYSVDPQGGDLRRHTDHDEYYVRHASTDGASVVFESAGTLWHLPSLDGEAVRLSIALGSASTARRPQPLRVDRHLARAVPTADGTASIIEAHGTLHWLTHRDGPSRVVEAAPGVRARLGRPVGSSRVAYVADMDGEEALYIRDVFAPPGRTPAPGASVGDGEAARVDAQAVAADDVLQRVAFDGRFRASALAASPDGTRIAVASETGALDVVTLATGERRRLVATDQGPIESVTFSHDAAWLAWAEPMAQEGTRSRVRLAAAAAPEEIIDVTDGRFRDWSPTFTRDGKYLAFLSDRSFDPVYDTHRFDLSFPASTKPYLVALAAGTPSPFGPTAARSGETGAQGTRKDIGQDAAKDTGKDGTVPGTTGETARVVVDAELLMARTIALPVGQGTYGDLRAVEGGLLWTAGDIGGVTGDGRASSSEEEPPRRLERFDLARRTVEVLARDADAYEVSCDGSTAVHTSGGKVTAIPTDGKVDADSPRYVDVALDRIRVMLDPVSVWTQAFEEAWRLQRDFYWTEDMAGIDWAGVRERYRPLVARLGSHDDLADLLWELHGELGTSHAYVAPVLVTEPGGHQGFLGGEFAPADGGWAVTRVFATESSDPKAVSPLSAPGAAVRAGDVIEAIDGVPVPDAFGPAVLLAGAAGVTVELTVRSGPAGDTGGDAGTRRRVAVVPLRSEERLRYQTWVAANRAAVQEASGGRFGYLHIPDMVAHGWGQLHRDLDRETARDALVVDVRRNRGGHTSQLVAELIGRRVTAWSMPRGEAPGTYPAHAPRGPVVILTDEFAGSDGDIITQVAKLRGIGPVVGVRTWGGVVGIDGRFKLADGTGVNQPRYGFHVTGGIGWAIENRGVEPDVEVPFPPHAHAAGEDPQLERGVGILRDLLAEDPVAVPPAREGYPALRPGPLPPRPQDLRGQ
- the lipA gene encoding lipoyl synthase, with the translated sequence MSLAPEGRRLLRIEARNAETPVERKPDWIKAKVNIGPEFVAMKNLVKKEGLHTVCEEAGCPNIFECWEDREATFLIGGSECTRRCDFCQIDTGRPQPLDRSEPFKVAQSVRSMNLRYATVTGVARDDLPDEGVWLYAETIRQIHSMNPGTGVEILIPDFSGRPEHIAAICDAAPEVFAHNVETVPRIFKRIRPAFRYERSLDVITQGRDRGMVTKSNLILGMGETREEISEALRDLHAAGCDLITITQYLRPSERHLPVDRWVKPGEFVELSQEAEEIGFLGVMSGPLVRSSYRAGRLWARAMRKKGLELPPELAHLDESGSASQEASSLLAG